In the genome of Streptomyces sp. V2I9, one region contains:
- the pgl gene encoding 6-phosphogluconolactonase yields the protein MTPPQLVVHRDKELMAQAAAARLITKIVDAQTSRGHASVVLTGGRNGNGLLAALAAAPARDAIDWSRLDLWWGDERFLPEGDPERNVTQAREALLDAVPLDPARVHAMPASDGPYGDDVDAAAAGYADELAAAAAPEDHGPVPVFDVLMLGVGPDTHVASLFPELPAVRETERTVVGVHGAPKPPPVRVSLTLPAIRAAREVWLLAAGEDKAEAAAIALSGAGEVQAPAAGAYGRSRTLWLLDAAAASRLPRALYPPASA from the coding sequence GTGACCCCTCCCCAACTGGTCGTCCACCGCGACAAGGAGCTGATGGCGCAGGCCGCGGCGGCCCGGCTGATCACGAAGATCGTGGACGCCCAGACCTCCCGCGGCCACGCCTCGGTGGTGCTGACCGGCGGACGCAACGGCAACGGGCTGCTGGCCGCGCTCGCCGCCGCGCCCGCGCGGGACGCGATCGACTGGTCGCGCCTGGACCTGTGGTGGGGCGACGAGCGGTTCCTGCCCGAGGGCGACCCGGAGCGCAATGTCACCCAGGCTCGCGAGGCGCTGCTCGACGCGGTGCCGCTGGACCCGGCGCGGGTGCACGCGATGCCCGCGTCCGACGGCCCGTACGGCGACGACGTGGACGCGGCGGCGGCCGGTTACGCCGACGAACTGGCCGCCGCGGCGGCTCCCGAGGACCACGGGCCGGTGCCCGTGTTCGACGTGCTGATGCTGGGCGTCGGCCCGGACACGCATGTGGCCTCGCTCTTCCCGGAGCTCCCCGCGGTACGGGAGACCGAGCGCACCGTCGTCGGTGTGCACGGCGCCCCCAAGCCGCCGCCGGTGCGCGTCTCGCTCACCCTGCCCGCGATCCGCGCGGCGCGTGAGGTGTGGCTGCTGGCGGCGGGTGAGGACAAGGCGGAAGCGGCGGCGATCGCCCTGTCCGGGGCCGGGGAGGTCCAGGCCCCGGCGGCGGGCGCGTACGGCCGCAGCCGCACGCTGTGGCTGCTGGACGCGGCGGCGGCCTCGCGGCTGCCGCGCGCGCTCTACCCTCCGGCCTCCGCCTGA
- the tal gene encoding transaldolase — MTDALKRLSDEGVAIWLDDLSRKRITSGNLAELIDQSHVVGVTTNPSIFQKAISSGDGYEQQLIDLAARKVTVEEALRMITTADVRDAADILRPVFDATDGQDGRVSIEVDPRLAHDTTATVAEAKQLAWLVDRPNTLIKIPATEAGLPAITETIGRGISVNVTLIFSLERYRAVMDAYLAGLEKAKAAGLDLSEIHSVASFFVSRVDTEIDKRLDAIGSDEAKAAKGKSALANARLAYEAYEEVFSSDRWAALDKARANKQRPLWASTGVKDPSLKDTLYVDELVAPNTVNTMPEATLEAVADHGEITGNTVAGGYDRARADLDAIKKLGISYDDVVRLLEDEGVEKFEASWNDLLKSTEAELSRLAPSEG; from the coding sequence ATGACAGACGCACTCAAGCGCCTCTCCGACGAGGGCGTGGCGATCTGGCTCGACGACCTGTCGCGCAAGCGGATCACATCCGGCAACCTGGCCGAGCTGATCGACCAGAGCCACGTCGTCGGCGTCACCACCAACCCGTCGATCTTCCAGAAGGCGATCTCCTCGGGCGACGGTTACGAGCAGCAGCTCATCGACCTCGCCGCCCGCAAGGTCACCGTCGAGGAAGCCCTGCGCATGATCACGACGGCGGACGTCCGCGATGCCGCCGACATCCTGCGCCCGGTCTTCGACGCCACCGACGGCCAGGACGGCCGGGTCTCCATCGAGGTGGACCCGCGCCTGGCCCACGACACCACGGCCACCGTCGCCGAGGCCAAGCAGCTGGCCTGGCTGGTCGACCGGCCGAACACGCTGATCAAGATCCCGGCGACCGAGGCGGGTCTCCCGGCGATCACCGAGACGATCGGGCGGGGCATCAGTGTCAACGTGACGCTGATCTTCTCGCTGGAGCGCTACCGCGCGGTCATGGACGCCTACCTGGCGGGCCTGGAGAAGGCGAAGGCCGCGGGCCTGGACCTGTCCGAGATCCACTCGGTGGCCTCGTTCTTCGTGTCCCGTGTGGACACCGAGATCGACAAGCGTCTCGACGCGATCGGCTCCGACGAGGCGAAGGCCGCCAAGGGCAAGTCCGCCCTGGCCAACGCGCGCCTGGCCTACGAGGCGTACGAGGAGGTCTTCTCCTCCGACCGCTGGGCGGCCCTGGACAAGGCGCGGGCCAACAAGCAGCGTCCGCTGTGGGCCTCGACCGGCGTCAAGGACCCGTCGCTGAAGGACACCCTGTACGTCGACGAGCTGGTGGCGCCGAACACGGTCAACACCATGCCGGAGGCGACGCTGGAAGCGGTGGCCGACCACGGAGAGATCACCGGCAACACCGTCGCCGGCGGCTACGACCGGGCACGCGCCGACCTCGACGCGATCAAGAAGCTCGGCATCTCCTACGACGACGTCGTGCGGCTGCTGGAGGACGAGGGCGTCGAGAAGTTCGAGGCGTCCTGGAACGACCTGCTCAAGTCGACCGAGGCGGAGCTTTCGCGCCTCGCCCCCTCGGAGGGCTGA
- the opcA gene encoding glucose-6-phosphate dehydrogenase assembly protein OpcA codes for MKIDLTETTSSKINQALVSARRAIGTPAIGMVLTLVVVTDEENAYDALKSAGDASREHPSRIIAVIKRVSRSPRARRDARLDAEVRVGSDAGTGETVVLRLHGELANHAQSVVLPLLLPDAPVVVWWPEGAPADPAKDPLGALAQRRITDTYSAERPLDELAVRAATYSPGDTDLAWTRITPWRSMLAAALDQQPAEVIGATVEGESDNPSCELLAMWLADRLDVPVERTLSEGPGLTAVRMETKNGVIVLDRADGSLATLSMQNQPDRAVALKRRDTAELLAEELRRLDPDNTYASAVKFGVDRLHAGGEVTAAPIEDRVEQAEKAAEAKAPAAKKTPAKKAASK; via the coding sequence ATGAAGATCGATCTCACGGAAACCACGTCCAGCAAGATCAACCAGGCGCTGGTCTCGGCCCGCCGGGCGATCGGCACCCCTGCCATCGGCATGGTGCTCACGCTCGTCGTCGTCACCGACGAGGAGAACGCGTACGACGCGCTCAAGTCGGCCGGGGACGCCTCCCGCGAGCACCCGTCGCGGATCATCGCGGTCATCAAGCGGGTCAGCCGCTCGCCGCGGGCCCGCCGGGACGCCCGGCTCGACGCCGAGGTCCGGGTCGGTTCCGACGCGGGCACCGGCGAGACCGTGGTGCTGCGGCTCCACGGCGAGCTGGCCAACCACGCCCAGTCGGTGGTCCTGCCGCTGCTGCTGCCGGACGCCCCGGTCGTGGTGTGGTGGCCCGAGGGCGCCCCCGCCGACCCGGCGAAGGACCCGCTCGGGGCGCTGGCCCAGCGGCGGATCACCGACACCTACTCGGCCGAGCGTCCGCTCGACGAGCTGGCGGTGCGGGCCGCGACGTACAGCCCCGGCGACACGGATCTTGCCTGGACCCGGATCACCCCGTGGCGCTCGATGCTGGCCGCCGCGCTGGACCAGCAGCCGGCCGAGGTCATCGGCGCGACCGTCGAGGGCGAGAGCGACAACCCGAGCTGCGAGCTGCTCGCGATGTGGCTCGCCGACCGGCTCGACGTACCGGTGGAACGCACGCTCTCCGAGGGCCCCGGTCTCACGGCGGTCCGGATGGAGACGAAGAACGGCGTCATCGTCCTGGACCGGGCCGACGGCTCGCTGGCCACGCTCTCCATGCAGAACCAGCCGGACCGGGCCGTGGCGCTCAAGCGCCGTGACACCGCCGAACTGCTGGCGGAGGAGCTGCGCCGGCTCGACCCGGACAACACCTACGCCTCGGCGGTGAAGTTCGGCGTGGACCGGCTGCACGCGGGCGGCGAGGTCACGGCCGCGCCGATCGAGGACCGGGTGGAGCAGGCGGAGAAGGCCGCCGAGGCCAAGGCCCCGGCCGCGAAGAAGACCCCGGCCAAGAAGGCGGCGTCGAAGTGA
- the tkt gene encoding transketolase yields the protein MSIKPTTTDLQWTDVDQRAVDTARVLAADAVQKVGNGHPGTAMSLAPAAYTLFQKVMRHDPADAEWTGRDRFVLSAGHSSLTLYIQLYLAGYGLELDDLKAFRTWGSKTPGHPEYGHTTGVETTTGPLGQGVANAVGMAMAARYERGLFDPDAAPGTSPFDHMVWVVAGDGCLQEGISAEASSLAGHQKLGNLVLLWDDNHISIEGDTETAVSEDTLKRYEAYGWHVQRVDQLPNGDLDPAGLYAALQAAKAETGRPSFIAARSIIAWPAPNAQNTEAAHGSALGDDEIAATKRVLGFDPEQTFEVSDEVIGHTRQALDRGREARAEWDKAFAAWRTANPERAASFDRIAAGELPEGWEEKLPVFEPGKSLATRAASGKVLQALGETVPELWGGSADLAGSNNTTIDKTSSFLPAGNPLPEADPYGRTIHFGIREHAMAAAMNGIALHGNTRIYGGTFLVFSDYMRNAVRLSALMHLPVTYVWTHDSIGLGEDGPTHQPVEHLASLRAIPGLNIVRPADANETAIAWREILRRYTKVFGKGAPHGLALTRQGVPTYEANEDAARGGYVLFEAEGPDGQNAEPQVLLIATGSEVHVAVEAREQLQAAGVPTRVVSMPSVEWFEEQDQGYRDSVLPPSVKARVAVEAGIGLTWYRYVGDAGRIVSLEHFGASADAKVLFREFGFTPEHVAAAARESLEAAAR from the coding sequence GTGAGCATCAAGCCGACCACCACAGACCTCCAGTGGACCGATGTGGACCAGCGGGCCGTGGACACCGCCCGTGTCCTCGCCGCGGACGCCGTACAGAAAGTCGGAAACGGCCACCCGGGCACGGCGATGAGCCTCGCGCCTGCCGCCTACACCCTCTTCCAGAAGGTGATGCGGCACGACCCCGCGGACGCCGAGTGGACCGGCCGCGACCGGTTCGTCCTCTCCGCCGGTCACTCCAGCCTGACCCTCTACATCCAGCTCTACCTGGCCGGCTACGGCCTGGAGCTGGACGACCTGAAGGCCTTCCGCACCTGGGGTTCCAAGACGCCGGGCCACCCGGAGTACGGCCACACCACCGGCGTCGAGACCACGACCGGCCCCCTCGGCCAGGGCGTCGCCAACGCGGTGGGCATGGCGATGGCCGCCCGCTACGAGCGCGGTCTCTTCGACCCCGACGCGGCCCCCGGCACCTCCCCCTTCGACCACATGGTGTGGGTCGTCGCGGGTGACGGCTGCCTCCAGGAGGGCATCTCCGCCGAGGCGTCCTCGCTGGCCGGCCACCAGAAGCTGGGCAACCTGGTCCTGCTCTGGGACGACAACCACATCTCCATCGAGGGCGACACGGAGACCGCGGTCTCCGAGGACACGCTCAAGCGGTACGAGGCGTACGGCTGGCACGTCCAGCGCGTCGACCAGCTGCCCAACGGCGACCTGGACCCGGCGGGTCTGTACGCGGCGCTGCAGGCGGCCAAGGCCGAGACCGGCCGTCCCTCGTTCATCGCGGCCCGCTCGATCATCGCCTGGCCCGCCCCGAACGCCCAGAACACCGAGGCCGCGCACGGCTCGGCGCTCGGCGACGACGAGATCGCCGCGACCAAGCGGGTCCTCGGCTTCGACCCGGAGCAGACCTTCGAGGTCTCCGACGAGGTCATCGGCCACACCCGCCAGGCCCTGGACCGCGGCCGTGAGGCCCGTGCCGAGTGGGACAAGGCGTTCGCCGCCTGGCGCACCGCCAACCCGGAGCGCGCCGCCTCCTTCGACCGGATCGCCGCGGGCGAACTGCCCGAGGGCTGGGAGGAGAAGCTCCCCGTCTTCGAGCCCGGCAAGTCCCTGGCCACCCGTGCCGCCTCCGGCAAGGTGCTCCAGGCGCTCGGCGAGACCGTGCCCGAGCTGTGGGGCGGCTCCGCCGACCTCGCCGGCTCGAACAACACGACGATCGACAAGACGTCGTCGTTCCTCCCGGCGGGCAACCCGCTGCCGGAGGCCGACCCGTACGGCCGGACGATCCACTTCGGCATCCGCGAGCACGCCATGGCCGCCGCCATGAACGGCATCGCGCTGCACGGCAACACCCGCATCTACGGCGGCACCTTCCTGGTGTTCTCCGACTACATGCGCAACGCGGTGCGGCTCTCCGCCCTCATGCACCTGCCGGTGACCTACGTGTGGACGCACGACTCCATCGGCCTGGGCGAGGACGGCCCGACCCACCAGCCGGTCGAGCACCTGGCCTCGCTGCGCGCCATTCCGGGCCTGAACATCGTGCGCCCGGCCGACGCCAACGAGACCGCCATCGCCTGGCGCGAGATCCTGCGCCGCTACACCAAGGTGTTCGGCAAGGGCGCCCCGCACGGCCTGGCGCTGACCCGCCAGGGCGTGCCGACGTACGAGGCGAACGAGGACGCGGCCAGGGGCGGGTACGTCCTGTTCGAGGCCGAGGGGCCCGACGGGCAGAACGCGGAGCCGCAGGTGCTGCTCATCGCGACCGGCTCCGAGGTGCACGTCGCCGTCGAGGCGCGCGAGCAGCTCCAGGCGGCCGGCGTGCCGACCCGCGTCGTCTCGATGCCGTCCGTGGAGTGGTTCGAGGAGCAGGATCAGGGTTACCGGGACAGCGTCCTGCCGCCCTCGGTGAAGGCGCGGGTCGCCGTCGAGGCCGGCATCGGCCTCACCTGGTACCGGTACGTGGGCGACGCGGGCCGGATCGTCTCGCTGGAGCACTTCGGTGCCTCGGCGGACGCCAAGGTGCTGTTCCGCGAGTTCGGCTTCACCCCCGAGCACGTGGCCGCCGCCGCGCGGGAATCCCTCGAAGCCGCCGCGCGCTGA
- a CDS encoding VOC family protein, with translation MVHIGTVVMGAADVARAADFWKAALAYTEREPGTDDWVVLVPVEGSGVGVALGRSASPVQEVPRVHLDLYSDTPEAEVERLIGLGAERVAWDLYPPDPDFVVLADPEGNRFCVIDTTHGG, from the coding sequence ATGGTGCATATCGGAACCGTGGTGATGGGCGCGGCCGACGTGGCGCGGGCCGCCGATTTCTGGAAGGCGGCGCTCGCGTACACCGAGCGCGAGCCGGGGACGGACGACTGGGTGGTGCTGGTCCCGGTCGAAGGGTCCGGCGTCGGCGTGGCGCTGGGACGCTCCGCCTCTCCCGTGCAGGAGGTCCCCCGCGTCCACCTCGACCTCTATTCCGACACCCCGGAGGCCGAGGTCGAGCGGCTGATCGGACTCGGGGCCGAGCGGGTCGCATGGGACCTGTACCCGCCGGACCCGGACTTCGTGGTGCTCGCCGACCCCGAGGGCAACCGCTTCTGCGTCATCGACACGACGCACGGCGGCTGA
- the zwf gene encoding glucose-6-phosphate dehydrogenase, translating to MSAVPGANPLRDAQDRRLPRIAGPSGLVIFGVTGDLSRKKLMPAVYDLANRGLLPPGFSLIGFARRDWEDEDFAQVVHDAVKEHARTPFREEVWQQLIQGMRFVQGNFDDDEAFETLKDTIQELDQAQGTGGNYAFYLSVPPKFFPKVVQQLKKHGLADQKEGSWRRAVIEKPFGHDLASAQELNQLVHDVFPPNEVFRIDHYLGKETVQNILALRFANTMFEPIWNRSYVDHVQITMAEDIGIGGRAGYYDGIGAARDVIQNHLLQLLALTAMEEPGSFHPKALVAEKLKVLTAVELPEDLGLHTVRAQYEHAWQGGQEVLGYCEEDGIDPKSTTDTYAAIKLTINNRRWAGVPFYLRTGKRLGRRVTEIAVVFKRAPYLPFESGATEELGGNALVIRVQPDEGVTVRFGSKVPGTSMEVRDVTMDFAYGESFTESSPEAYERLLLDVLLGDANLFPRHQEVELSWTILDPIEEYWAKHGKPAKYPAGTWGPAEADEMLARDGRSWRRP from the coding sequence TTGTCTGCTGTTCCCGGAGCCAACCCGCTCCGTGACGCACAGGACCGACGGCTCCCGCGCATCGCGGGGCCGTCGGGCCTGGTCATCTTTGGCGTCACGGGCGATTTGTCCCGTAAAAAGCTGATGCCTGCCGTCTACGACCTGGCCAATCGCGGCCTGTTGCCGCCGGGCTTCTCGCTCATCGGCTTCGCACGCCGCGACTGGGAGGACGAGGACTTCGCCCAGGTCGTCCACGACGCCGTCAAGGAGCACGCCCGTACGCCGTTCCGCGAGGAGGTCTGGCAGCAGCTCATCCAGGGGATGCGCTTCGTCCAGGGCAACTTCGACGACGACGAGGCGTTCGAGACGCTCAAGGACACCATCCAGGAGCTGGACCAGGCGCAGGGCACCGGAGGCAACTACGCCTTCTACCTGTCCGTGCCGCCGAAGTTCTTCCCCAAGGTCGTCCAGCAGCTCAAGAAGCACGGCCTGGCGGACCAGAAGGAGGGGTCCTGGCGGCGTGCCGTCATCGAGAAGCCCTTCGGCCACGACCTGGCCAGCGCGCAGGAGCTCAACCAGCTCGTGCACGACGTCTTCCCGCCCAACGAGGTCTTCCGGATCGACCACTACCTGGGCAAGGAGACGGTCCAGAACATCCTGGCGCTGCGGTTCGCCAACACGATGTTCGAGCCGATCTGGAACCGGTCGTACGTCGACCACGTACAGATCACGATGGCCGAGGACATCGGCATCGGCGGCCGGGCCGGCTACTACGACGGCATCGGCGCCGCCCGTGACGTCATCCAGAACCACCTGCTCCAGCTGCTGGCGCTGACCGCGATGGAGGAGCCCGGCTCCTTCCACCCGAAGGCCCTGGTCGCCGAGAAGCTCAAGGTGCTCACCGCCGTCGAGCTGCCCGAGGACCTGGGGCTGCACACCGTGCGCGCCCAGTACGAGCACGCCTGGCAGGGCGGCCAGGAGGTTCTCGGCTACTGCGAGGAGGACGGCATCGACCCCAAGTCGACGACCGACACCTACGCGGCGATCAAGCTGACGATCAACAACCGCCGCTGGGCGGGCGTGCCCTTCTACCTGCGTACCGGCAAGCGGCTCGGCCGCCGGGTCACGGAGATCGCGGTCGTCTTCAAGCGCGCGCCCTACCTGCCCTTCGAGTCGGGCGCGACCGAGGAGCTGGGCGGCAACGCCCTGGTCATCAGGGTCCAGCCCGACGAGGGCGTCACCGTGCGCTTCGGCTCCAAGGTGCCGGGCACCTCGATGGAGGTCCGGGACGTCACGATGGACTTCGCCTACGGCGAGTCGTTCACGGAGTCCAGCCCGGAGGCGTACGAGCGGCTCCTGCTGGACGTCCTGCTCGGGGACGCCAACCTCTTCCCGCGCCACCAGGAGGTCGAACTCTCCTGGACCATCCTCGACCCGATCGAGGAGTACTGGGCCAAGCACGGCAAGCCGGCGAAGTACCCGGCCGGCACCTGGGGTCCGGCCGAGGCCGACGAGATGCTCGCACGTGACGGACGGAGCTGGAGGCGGCCATGA